The Neobacillus sp. OS1-2 genome includes a window with the following:
- a CDS encoding TIGR02206 family membrane protein, whose translation MHGFTLFSVEHIAVLLIFFAACCTLVYFRKKHKKYHQMIKWTLFIMLPICEISLQLWLLLTNQWEVSNLPLQLCSISTFLAMYLFWNRNEKVFYLLYFFATLPPILAMVTPEMVYTFPHFRFIEYFLHHSVLPLSAFYFILYEGYRVPERQSFLLM comes from the coding sequence ATGCATGGCTTTACATTATTTTCAGTTGAACATATTGCTGTGTTGCTTATATTCTTTGCTGCCTGTTGTACGTTAGTGTATTTTAGAAAAAAACACAAGAAATACCATCAGATGATTAAATGGACACTGTTTATCATGTTGCCGATATGTGAAATCTCTTTACAATTATGGTTACTTTTAACTAATCAGTGGGAAGTGAGTAACCTTCCGCTGCAGTTGTGCTCGATTAGTACTTTTTTAGCTATGTATTTATTTTGGAACAGGAACGAGAAGGTTTTTTATTTGTTGTATTTTTTTGCTACCCTTCCTCCTATTTTAGCGATGGTTACGCCAGAAATGGTCTATACATTTCCTCATTTTAGGTTTATTGAGTATTTCCTTCACCATTCCGTCCTTCCATTGTCCGCATTCTATTTTATCCTATATGAAGGGTACAGAGTTCCCGAAAGGCAATCATTTTTACTTATGTAA
- a CDS encoding macro domain-containing protein gives MPLEIVRHDITKMTVDAIVNAANTSLKMGGGVCGAIFQAAGIQELQRACDQLGGCRAGEAVITNGFQLDAKFIIHTPGPIWNGEGNKEAALLKSSYINAMDLAYKHQCESIAFPLLSTGIYGFPKEEALQIAVSAISSFILQHDMLVYLVVFDKNSFSIGKKLFSSIHQYIDEHYVEDAEISYPRKMDERYILEQKLDSEIFQEDLLKEADYSLVDRLEQLEESFSERLLRFIDQKGMTDVETYKRANIDRKLFSKIRNGVNYTPTKKTAIAFAIALQLTLMETLDLLNTAGYTFSRSSKFDVIIEFFIQQANYNIHEINQVLFTFDQPLLGA, from the coding sequence ATGCCACTAGAAATCGTTCGCCATGATATTACAAAAATGACAGTAGATGCAATTGTGAATGCTGCCAATACCTCATTAAAAATGGGTGGTGGTGTTTGTGGAGCTATATTTCAGGCTGCAGGTATCCAAGAATTACAAAGGGCTTGCGATCAACTTGGAGGATGCAGGGCCGGAGAAGCCGTCATAACCAACGGATTCCAATTGGATGCCAAATTTATCATACATACTCCAGGTCCAATTTGGAATGGGGAAGGAAACAAAGAAGCAGCCCTGTTAAAGTCATCTTACATAAACGCTATGGATCTCGCCTATAAACATCAATGTGAATCCATCGCGTTTCCGTTACTATCGACAGGAATATACGGCTTTCCAAAAGAGGAAGCTTTACAAATCGCAGTTTCCGCCATTAGTTCATTTATATTACAACATGATATGCTCGTTTATCTCGTTGTTTTTGATAAAAATTCTTTCTCCATTGGAAAGAAGCTGTTTTCTTCCATTCATCAATATATTGATGAGCATTATGTTGAGGATGCGGAAATCAGTTATCCACGTAAAATGGATGAACGTTATATATTGGAACAAAAGCTGGATTCCGAAATTTTTCAGGAGGATCTCTTAAAAGAAGCCGATTATTCTTTAGTTGATAGGTTAGAGCAACTTGAGGAATCGTTCTCCGAGCGATTGCTTCGATTCATTGATCAAAAGGGAATGACCGATGTTGAGACGTATAAAAGAGCGAATATTGACCGTAAATTATTCTCGAAAATTCGCAATGGCGTAAATTATACTCCAACGAAGAAAACGGCTATTGCCTTTGCCATCGCCCTGCAATTAACGTTAATGGAAACGCTTGATTTGCTGAATACCGCCGGATATACCTTTTCCCGCAGCAGCAAATTTGATGTCATTATTGAATTCTTTATTCAACAAGCCAATTACAATATCCATGAAATTAATCAGGTCTTATTCACATTTGATCAGCCACTACTTGGTGCCTAA
- a CDS encoding polysaccharide deacetylase family protein, translating into MKKYLFILLFSIFLGFPTLASAKQHVPILVYHSIAEYNGTGSKELYVTPENFEKQITYLRDHGFTLLSFEHWSDRSKVTKPILLTFDDGYKNNKNVLTVFQKLESSHFKPKATIFVISDFIGHSNRLSPTDLKIFVESGYFSIQSHTATHPDLTKINNYEHELKDSKERIERITGKPVFALSYPYGSFNKKVVQETKKYYSFGLTTTPELFIEKGIKDELYYFPRIYVKNSTTIADFAKIVD; encoded by the coding sequence GTGAAGAAGTACTTATTCATCCTGCTCTTTTCCATTTTTCTTGGATTTCCGACACTAGCTTCCGCGAAGCAGCATGTGCCGATCTTAGTGTATCATTCGATTGCAGAGTATAACGGTACAGGATCAAAGGAGTTATATGTCACGCCGGAAAATTTTGAAAAACAAATAACGTACTTACGGGACCATGGGTTTACGCTATTATCGTTCGAACACTGGAGCGATAGGAGTAAAGTAACTAAACCGATTCTACTTACCTTTGATGATGGGTACAAAAATAATAAAAATGTCTTAACCGTTTTCCAAAAACTAGAATCGTCCCACTTTAAACCTAAGGCTACCATTTTTGTGATCTCTGATTTTATTGGTCATTCCAATCGGTTGTCTCCTACGGATTTAAAAATATTTGTGGAGTCTGGGTATTTTTCCATTCAGTCACATACAGCAACACATCCCGATTTAACCAAAATAAACAATTATGAACATGAATTGAAAGATTCCAAAGAAAGGATTGAGAGGATAACCGGTAAACCCGTATTCGCCCTAAGTTATCCATATGGAAGCTTCAATAAAAAGGTTGTTCAGGAAACGAAGAAATACTATTCATTTGGACTTACCACCACACCCGAATTATTTATCGAAAAAGGCATAAAAGATGAGCTCTATTATTTTCCACGGATTTACGTAAAGAATTCCACAACAATAGCGGACTTTGCGAAAATTGTGGACTAA
- a CDS encoding nitronate monooxygenase family protein, translating into MSNIPSILTNLRIPVIGAPMFIISTPKLVIEQCKAGVVGSMPALNARPAAQLDEWLAEITEELADFNARNPERPAAPFAINQIVHKSNDRLEHDMELCVKYKVPIIISSLGAREEINVAAHSYGGVVFHDVINNRFAHKAIEKGADGLIAVATGAGGHAGVKSPFALIQEIRQWFKGPLALSGSIANGNAILAAQAMGADFAYIGSPFIATEEARAAEEYKQAIVDSTSDDIVYSNLFTGIHGNYLASSIRAAGLDPEALPESDPTKMNFGGDGKAKAWKDIWGSGQGIGVINQISSTAVYVDKLHQEYSTARKNLMKSSEVFA; encoded by the coding sequence ATGTCAAATATTCCGTCAATCCTTACTAACTTGAGGATTCCTGTCATTGGAGCACCGATGTTTATTATTAGTACGCCAAAACTAGTCATTGAGCAATGTAAGGCAGGGGTTGTTGGCTCGATGCCTGCACTAAATGCAAGACCCGCCGCCCAGCTTGATGAATGGCTAGCGGAAATCACAGAGGAGCTAGCAGACTTCAATGCTCGTAACCCAGAGCGTCCAGCTGCCCCATTTGCGATTAATCAGATTGTTCACAAGAGCAATGATCGCCTTGAGCATGATATGGAATTATGTGTGAAATATAAAGTTCCAATTATCATTTCTTCCTTAGGGGCACGCGAAGAAATTAATGTGGCCGCCCATAGCTATGGAGGCGTTGTTTTTCACGATGTCATCAATAATAGGTTTGCACATAAGGCCATCGAAAAAGGAGCAGATGGTTTGATTGCAGTTGCTACCGGTGCGGGTGGTCATGCTGGAGTCAAGAGCCCGTTTGCGTTAATTCAAGAAATCCGTCAATGGTTTAAGGGTCCGCTCGCTTTATCTGGGTCTATCGCTAATGGAAACGCGATTCTTGCCGCTCAAGCGATGGGGGCAGATTTTGCTTACATCGGATCACCATTTATTGCTACAGAAGAAGCGAGGGCAGCAGAGGAATATAAGCAGGCCATTGTGGATTCCACTTCTGATGATATTGTCTATAGTAATCTATTCACCGGTATCCATGGGAACTATCTTGCATCTTCAATACGAGCTGCCGGTTTGGATCCTGAAGCACTCCCTGAAAGTGATCCAACCAAAATGAATTTTGGCGGCGACGGAAAGGCAAAGGCCTGGAAAGATATTTGGGGAAGCGGACAGGGGATTGGCGTTATCAATCAAATCTCGAGTACGGCCGTATATGTCGACAAGCTTCATCAAGAGTATAGTACGGCAAGAAAAAATTTAATGAAGTCCAGTGAAGTATTTGCATAG
- a CDS encoding YjcZ family sporulation protein, whose product MDGAGAGGGFALVVVLFILLIIIGASFMGGGFGGYY is encoded by the coding sequence ATGGATGGTGCAGGAGCAGGCGGAGGCTTTGCTTTAGTGGTTGTATTGTTTATCCTTCTCATAATTATTGGTGCGTCCTTTATGGGCGGAGGATTTGGAGGATACTATTAA
- a CDS encoding YjcZ family sporulation protein, with amino-acid sequence MYGYGGFGGGCGCGYGGGFGYGGGFALIVVLFILLIIIGATCFY; translated from the coding sequence ATGTACGGATATGGAGGATTCGGCGGCGGCTGTGGCTGCGGCTATGGCGGCGGTTTTGGATACGGTGGCGGCTTTGCCTTAATCGTTGTATTGTTCATCTTGTTAATCATCATTGGTGCAACTTGTTTTTATTAA
- the sstT gene encoding serine/threonine transporter SstT, with the protein MKNLMKKWNQLSLVKQIIIGLIVGIILAVLIPEAAKPVVILGSLFVGALKAIAPVLVLFLVMSAIAQHKSGQQTNMKSIISLYLLGTFLAGLIAVIVSFIVPVNLTLAKGAEDLTAPGGVVEVLKSLLLNVVDNPVKAIYNANYIGILAWAVVLGMALRNAPATTKTMISNFSDAVSKMVTWVIKFAPLGIMGLVIDSITTNGIESLLSYGKLLAVLVGCMLFVALVVNPIMVFVAIRQNPYPLVFKCIRESGITAFFTRSSAANIPVNMKLCENLGLNKDTYSVSIPLGATINMAGAAVTISVLTLAAVHTLGIHVDIPTAIILSVLSAVCACGASGVAGGSLLLIPLACSLFGIPNDVAMQVVGVGFIIGVLQDSFETALNSSTDVLFTATAEFKKWRKDGKKIEIKKAA; encoded by the coding sequence ATGAAAAATCTGATGAAGAAATGGAATCAATTAAGCTTGGTCAAACAAATCATTATCGGTTTAATTGTTGGTATTATCCTGGCGGTATTGATCCCAGAAGCAGCAAAACCAGTGGTCATTTTAGGTTCCTTATTTGTAGGAGCACTTAAAGCGATTGCTCCCGTCCTTGTTCTATTCTTGGTCATGTCAGCCATAGCGCAGCATAAGAGCGGTCAACAGACAAACATGAAATCAATTATTAGCCTTTATCTATTGGGTACCTTTTTAGCAGGGTTAATCGCCGTTATTGTAAGCTTTATTGTTCCTGTAAACTTAACACTTGCAAAGGGTGCCGAGGATTTAACAGCTCCTGGCGGTGTTGTAGAGGTTCTTAAATCATTATTATTGAATGTGGTTGATAATCCTGTCAAAGCTATTTATAATGCCAACTATATCGGTATTTTAGCTTGGGCAGTAGTTCTTGGCATGGCTTTACGAAATGCACCAGCTACAACCAAAACGATGATTTCAAATTTTTCAGATGCCGTATCCAAAATGGTTACATGGGTCATCAAGTTTGCCCCACTTGGCATCATGGGACTTGTGATTGACTCGATTACGACAAATGGGATTGAGTCCTTACTAAGCTATGGAAAATTACTTGCTGTTTTGGTTGGATGTATGCTGTTTGTGGCATTGGTTGTGAACCCAATCATGGTGTTTGTGGCCATTCGTCAAAACCCATACCCACTTGTATTCAAGTGTATCAGGGAAAGTGGTATTACCGCATTCTTTACCCGCAGTTCGGCAGCTAATATTCCGGTAAATATGAAATTATGTGAAAACCTAGGCTTGAATAAAGATACCTATTCTGTCTCCATTCCATTAGGTGCAACGATCAATATGGCGGGTGCAGCCGTTACGATATCAGTTTTGACACTTGCAGCGGTTCATACTTTAGGCATTCACGTGGATATCCCTACAGCTATCATTCTTAGCGTCCTATCAGCTGTTTGTGCCTGTGGTGCTTCTGGTGTAGCAGGTGGATCCCTCTTACTGATTCCACTTGCTTGCAGTCTTTTCGGAATTCCAAATGATGTTGCCATGCAGGTTGTTGGAGTAGGCTTTATCATTGGTGTATTGCAAGATTCCTTTGAAACAGCCCTTAATTCATCTACGGATGTCCTTTTCACAGCAACAGCTGAATTTAAGAAGTGGCGAAAAGATGGTAAAAAAATTGAGATTAAAAAAGCAGCTTAA
- the hpaB gene encoding 4-hydroxyphenylacetate 3-monooxygenase, oxygenase component, producing the protein MGTIDGKSFIDRIDQMKTEIWVEGEKIAGMLSNHPAFKGILQTKAALYDLQNDPNIRNQMTFQVTEKGDPIGLSYLQPKTKEDLKRRRKMMERWAQHTHGLMGRSPDYMNTVIMSFASSSAALLKGKKNCFPENILALYEKAREQDLSFTHTFITPQINRSQYHFHYSKEPISAKVIDKNEQGIVIKGARLLATQGGITDEVLVYTAPRKFMESEEAFAFSIPSDTKGLKFICRESFVGGESHFNYPLSSRYEEMDSLVVFDNVLVPWDRVFFYDNVEASSDFMFLSSFHHFATHQVLTRQIVKTEFILGLAEMLVETINVQEYQHIQEKLSEIIIGLETMKALIEKSENDATLDEWGYMRPSLLPLQVATNIFPKIYPRFCEIIQLIGASGMVTLPTEAAFESEIKADLDHYLQGVNKPANERVKLFRLAWDLTMSSFGTRQTQYERYFFGDPIQLASNLYNHYPLDEYVKKMNEFLTSS; encoded by the coding sequence TTGGGAACCATAGATGGAAAATCGTTTATCGATCGAATCGATCAAATGAAGACAGAAATTTGGGTTGAAGGGGAAAAAATTGCCGGTATGCTTTCGAATCATCCTGCCTTTAAAGGAATACTTCAGACAAAAGCTGCTCTTTATGATTTGCAAAATGACCCAAATATAAGAAACCAGATGACGTTCCAGGTCACTGAAAAGGGGGATCCCATCGGGCTTTCCTATCTGCAGCCAAAAACGAAAGAAGACTTAAAAAGACGAAGAAAGATGATGGAACGTTGGGCCCAACACACTCATGGCTTGATGGGGAGAAGTCCGGACTATATGAACACAGTAATTATGAGCTTTGCCTCCTCTTCCGCTGCCCTATTAAAAGGTAAGAAAAATTGCTTTCCTGAAAATATTCTCGCATTGTATGAAAAAGCTCGGGAACAAGACCTTTCCTTTACCCATACGTTTATTACTCCACAAATAAATCGCTCACAATATCATTTTCATTATTCAAAAGAGCCAATCTCCGCTAAGGTGATAGATAAAAATGAACAAGGAATTGTGATTAAGGGCGCCCGCCTTCTTGCTACCCAAGGGGGCATAACCGATGAAGTATTGGTCTATACGGCGCCAAGGAAGTTCATGGAGTCAGAAGAAGCATTTGCCTTTTCTATACCTTCCGACACAAAAGGATTAAAATTTATCTGCAGGGAATCGTTTGTTGGCGGTGAGTCTCATTTTAATTATCCCTTAAGCTCTCGATATGAGGAAATGGATTCACTAGTGGTTTTTGATAATGTGTTAGTTCCTTGGGATCGTGTCTTTTTTTATGATAATGTCGAGGCATCAAGTGATTTCATGTTTCTTAGCTCATTTCACCACTTTGCCACCCATCAAGTCCTAACAAGGCAAATTGTCAAAACAGAATTTATTTTAGGGCTGGCTGAAATGTTAGTGGAGACAATAAATGTCCAAGAATATCAACATATCCAAGAAAAACTTTCAGAAATCATCATCGGCCTTGAAACCATGAAAGCACTGATTGAGAAGTCTGAAAATGACGCAACTCTCGATGAGTGGGGCTATATGCGCCCAAGTTTACTTCCCCTTCAAGTCGCCACAAATATTTTCCCAAAAATCTATCCTCGTTTCTGCGAGATTATTCAATTGATAGGTGCCAGCGGTATGGTAACATTGCCAACTGAAGCGGCATTCGAATCCGAAATCAAAGCAGATCTTGACCACTATCTTCAAGGGGTAAACAAACCGGCTAATGAGCGGGTGAAGCTTTTTCGATTAGCATGGGATCTTACCATGAGTTCATTCGGCACAAGGCAAACCCAATATGAAAGATACTTTTTTGGCGACCCAATTCAATTAGCGAGCAATCTTTATAACCACTATCCGTTAGATGAATATGTAAAGAAAATGAACGAATTTCTTACTTCTTCGTAA
- a CDS encoding VOC family protein, protein MINKVGQIMVYVTNQDETVKFWTEKVGFVVISDQNNGQGMRWIEIAPSKDAETSIVLHNKELIAKMQPELHLGTPSLMFYSNNLEQLYKDFTDKNITVGEMVQMPGGKVFNFADNENNYFAIMEKR, encoded by the coding sequence ATGATTAATAAAGTTGGACAAATTATGGTATATGTTACTAACCAAGATGAAACAGTAAAATTTTGGACAGAAAAGGTAGGTTTTGTTGTTATTTCTGATCAAAATAATGGTCAAGGGATGAGATGGATTGAAATTGCGCCTTCAAAGGATGCTGAAACAAGTATCGTTCTCCATAATAAGGAATTAATTGCGAAAATGCAGCCAGAGTTACATTTAGGTACACCATCTCTGATGTTTTACTCCAATAATCTTGAGCAATTATATAAAGATTTTACGGATAAAAATATTACAGTCGGTGAAATGGTTCAAATGCCTGGCGGTAAAGTGTTTAATTTTGCTGATAACGAAAACAATTATTTTGCTATCATGGAGAAAAGGTAA
- a CDS encoding NAD(P)H-quinone oxidoreductase produces MKAIVVNQPGGAEQLQVQDVPAPKIKPGELLIKVKAFAINRTDIVAREGKAGYMTNPILGIEVAGEVVEAAEDAIIDVGTRVMGLVNGGGYAEYAVMPADRAMKVPEHLSFEEAAAIPEVFLTAYQTLFWLGELAQHETILIHAGGSGVGTAAIQLVKQMTNAKIITTAGSQEKLDFCQSLGADIGINYKQKSFDEEVLKATNNQGVDVILDFIGASYWKQNIKSLKIDGRWVLIGILGGSIVENMNIMELMAKRAQIKGTLLTPRTDQYKKELTEEFISKAKSLFNQEKIRPIVDTVFPFVDIQEAHRHMEASKNIGKIVVRV; encoded by the coding sequence ATGAAAGCAATTGTTGTGAATCAACCTGGAGGAGCGGAACAATTACAGGTTCAGGATGTACCTGCTCCAAAGATAAAACCCGGTGAACTATTGATAAAAGTAAAAGCTTTTGCCATCAATCGGACAGATATCGTTGCCCGAGAGGGAAAAGCGGGTTATATGACCAATCCGATTTTAGGGATAGAAGTGGCTGGTGAAGTGGTGGAAGCTGCTGAAGATGCCATAATCGATGTAGGAACACGGGTCATGGGTCTTGTAAATGGCGGTGGTTATGCTGAATATGCGGTTATGCCAGCGGACAGGGCAATGAAGGTTCCGGAACATTTATCATTCGAAGAGGCCGCTGCGATTCCGGAGGTTTTCTTAACCGCCTATCAAACATTGTTTTGGTTAGGAGAACTAGCCCAACATGAAACCATACTCATTCACGCCGGCGGTAGTGGTGTGGGGACAGCAGCCATCCAATTAGTCAAACAAATGACCAATGCAAAAATTATCACGACAGCTGGGTCACAGGAAAAGCTAGATTTTTGTCAATCACTTGGTGCGGATATTGGCATTAACTATAAGCAGAAGTCCTTTGATGAAGAGGTATTAAAGGCAACGAATAACCAAGGAGTTGATGTCATTCTTGATTTCATTGGGGCTTCCTATTGGAAGCAAAACATAAAGAGCTTAAAAATTGATGGTCGCTGGGTTTTAATTGGTATTTTGGGCGGTTCAATCGTTGAAAACATGAATATCATGGAACTCATGGCAAAAAGGGCCCAAATAAAAGGTACTCTATTAACACCAAGAACTGATCAATATAAGAAAGAGTTAACCGAGGAGTTTATAAGCAAAGCAAAGTCTTTATTTAATCAGGAAAAAATCCGGCCCATTGTCGATACTGTTTTCCCATTTGTGGATATTCAAGAGGCGCATCGGCATATGGAAGCAAGTAAGAACATAGGTAAAATTGTCGTTCGAGTTTAG
- the hemQ gene encoding hydrogen peroxide-dependent heme synthase: protein MNEAMTTIEGWYCLHDFRTMDWAKWKVATEAERDQALHEFKELLHKWETIEDEHNGSHTVYTIAGNKADLMFMILRPTMKDLIEVKTAFNKTALADFTKPAFSYVSVIEKSSYSGMAANPFEDPAMRAKLYPTIPKMDYICFYPMSKLRGEKTNWFMLPKEDRKRLMFEHIDTGKPYSEKVKRIVTGSVGFDDFEWGVSLFCDDALQFKKLIYETRFDEVSAVYGIFGSFFIGNLLETAEVNSFFCM, encoded by the coding sequence ATGAACGAAGCCATGACAACTATTGAAGGTTGGTACTGTTTGCATGATTTTCGGACAATGGATTGGGCTAAGTGGAAGGTAGCTACTGAGGCCGAGCGGGATCAGGCCCTTCATGAATTTAAAGAACTATTACATAAGTGGGAAACCATTGAGGACGAACATAACGGCAGTCACACTGTCTATACCATTGCCGGCAACAAAGCTGACCTTATGTTCATGATTCTAAGACCAACGATGAAAGACCTCATCGAAGTGAAAACAGCCTTCAACAAAACGGCTCTGGCTGATTTTACAAAGCCGGCGTTCTCCTACGTGTCCGTTATTGAAAAAAGCAGTTATTCTGGAATGGCAGCTAATCCATTTGAGGATCCAGCCATGAGAGCTAAACTCTACCCAACTATTCCAAAAATGGACTATATCTGTTTTTATCCGATGAGTAAGCTTCGTGGTGAAAAAACCAACTGGTTCATGCTTCCAAAGGAAGACAGAAAAAGATTAATGTTTGAGCATATTGACACCGGAAAGCCTTACTCCGAAAAGGTTAAACGAATTGTCACCGGCTCTGTCGGCTTTGATGACTTTGAATGGGGTGTTTCCCTATTTTGCGATGATGCCCTTCAATTCAAAAAATTGATCTATGAAACCAGATTTGATGAAGTGAGCGCTGTATATGGTATTTTTGGCTCATTCTTTATCGGGAATTTGTTAGAGACTGCAGAAGTTAATTCGTTCTTTTGTATGTAA
- a CDS encoding asparagine synthase, with protein MNIREGLIPTALGTAVTATGYALKQKRGSNKMVANTVFGFGLAHVVLGVIDLVEHRR; from the coding sequence ATGAATATTCGTGAGGGGTTAATTCCAACTGCTTTAGGTACTGCAGTAACAGCGACAGGTTATGCATTAAAGCAAAAACGCGGGTCGAATAAAATGGTAGCTAACACTGTTTTTGGTTTTGGTCTAGCACACGTGGTATTAGGTGTAATTGACCTTGTAGAACACCGCCGTTAA
- a CDS encoding DUF378 domain-containing protein, translated as MRFIHKIALVLVIIGAINWGLIGLFRFDLVAAIFGGQDAFLSRVIYSLVGLSGLICISLLFAPMRKEEKDVNRQGTGNLNYATEFGEETDLSKLKKD; from the coding sequence ATGAGATTCATACACAAAATTGCATTAGTACTAGTCATAATAGGTGCAATAAATTGGGGGTTAATTGGTTTATTTAGATTCGATTTAGTTGCCGCTATTTTTGGCGGACAAGATGCCTTTTTATCTAGAGTCATCTATTCTCTTGTTGGATTAAGTGGTCTAATTTGTATAAGCCTGCTGTTTGCGCCAATGCGAAAGGAAGAGAAAGATGTAAATCGGCAAGGCACTGGAAACTTAAATTATGCTACCGAATTTGGTGAGGAAACCGATTTATCAAAATTAAAAAAGGATTAA
- a CDS encoding DUF421 domain-containing protein, with amino-acid sequence MSYLVVFVELIIGFIALFITVKSLGKTQISQITPFDFISSLVLGELVGSAIFDEKTGLLKILFAVFVWGALIFITGIVTQKFRPLRNFLEGRPTMLINKGQIDWNELKRNRLDIDQLMQLLRSRDIFSMEDVEYAIFENNGSLSVLRKVEVDYPLNKDLNIQKENNVIPYTVISDGKVIVENLKLAGLNEAWLHMELESHGVKHTKEICYAEWQVGKNLYFQKY; translated from the coding sequence ATGAGTTATTTGGTTGTATTCGTTGAGTTGATCATTGGTTTTATAGCCCTTTTTATTACCGTTAAAAGCTTAGGAAAAACACAAATTAGTCAGATTACCCCTTTTGACTTTATTTCATCATTGGTATTGGGAGAACTGGTTGGCAGTGCCATCTTTGATGAAAAAACGGGGCTCCTAAAGATCCTTTTTGCTGTTTTTGTTTGGGGAGCCCTTATTTTTATCACTGGGATTGTAACCCAAAAATTTCGCCCCCTTCGAAATTTTCTCGAAGGCAGACCTACAATGTTGATTAATAAAGGGCAAATTGATTGGAATGAATTAAAAAGGAATCGTTTAGATATAGATCAATTGATGCAGTTATTGCGTTCACGAGATATTTTTTCCATGGAGGATGTAGAGTATGCCATTTTTGAAAACAATGGATCTCTTAGCGTGTTAAGAAAAGTGGAGGTTGATTATCCACTAAATAAAGATCTAAACATACAAAAAGAAAACAATGTCATTCCGTATACGGTGATAAGTGACGGAAAGGTTATAGTGGAAAATTTAAAACTTGCCGGTTTAAATGAGGCATGGCTTCATATGGAATTGGAATCTCATGGGGTAAAACATACGAAGGAAATCTGTTACGCTGAATGGCAGGTTGGGAAGAATCTTTATTTTCAAAAATATTAA
- a CDS encoding DUF3231 family protein, which produces MGILSGNPKEEPLHYGEVFDLWASLLAGNGMIAGYQTMGNHAGDDDLKKLLAEAVELCQHEKKQVEELLKENGVGLPPAAPEPPQACLEDIPVGARIPDPAIAATLSADIAAGLVAFSAVMGKSIREDVAMMYGQFHMQKAALGLKVLRLNKEKGWLVPPPLHLNKQGDC; this is translated from the coding sequence ATGGGAATTTTAAGCGGAAATCCTAAGGAAGAGCCTTTGCATTATGGTGAGGTTTTTGATCTTTGGGCCTCATTATTAGCGGGCAATGGAATGATTGCAGGTTATCAAACCATGGGTAACCATGCGGGAGACGATGACTTAAAAAAGTTATTAGCAGAAGCTGTAGAATTATGCCAGCATGAAAAGAAACAAGTGGAAGAATTATTGAAGGAGAATGGGGTCGGTTTACCTCCAGCTGCACCAGAACCGCCGCAAGCATGTTTGGAGGATATCCCGGTGGGGGCTAGAATTCCTGACCCGGCTATCGCAGCAACACTGTCTGCTGATATCGCAGCAGGATTAGTCGCATTTAGTGCAGTGATGGGGAAATCAATCAGGGAAGATGTAGCGATGATGTATGGCCAATTCCATATGCAAAAAGCAGCCCTTGGTTTAAAGGTCCTTCGTTTAAATAAGGAAAAAGGCTGGTTGGTTCCACCGCCATTGCATCTTAACAAACAAGGTGATTGTTAG